The DNA segment TTAAGATGAATGTATAATAAGTAACTACCACTTATGAAAGAACTTGTTTTTTGCAGCAGTGGAATATAAAAGGTAGCCAACACTGACAAACCCACCAATCCATCCTCTGCCTACACATctttgttttgtttaaaaaagCTTATAATGAGGAACTACAAAGAATCTTCAAGAAATCTGAAGATACGAATATGTATAGCAGTTTCAACTATCCGCAATTTTTCTACGCTGCCAGTGAATACACCATGCACATGTAGTCATTTACCACAGATGAGGTTATATGAGCTCGTATGGATATCACAGTCATCTCATGTATGTTGCACACTATCCGAAGGTAGTTGTCTCACAAACTGAGTCTTACCTGGTGAAACACAATCTCCCATGCTTTTGGTAATCTATTTCTTAACTAGACAATTGATGCGAATGAACACTACATTTGGAGACCTTAATGCTCCAGACTAAATGAACCAAAATCGATTTTCAAATGGACAATATAACAAGCCAAGATACAAGCTGAAGGACTTGCAAAGTTAATCACAATCTTTCAAGACGAATTTGGTGGGTCCGTTCCACCAACATATGAATGTTGCAATAGTACTTGGAAGAAATAAATAGacgcaaaagaaaagaaaccatATTGAAACTTCCATCATACCCAAGTTTCCCAAGCACTACACCAGATTCATTAGTGCGAACAAGTCCAATATCTTCAGGAGACACGATTTCATGTGTGTTTCTATTTTCAAGTATTCCGTCctacaaaaaattgaaaaaacttgttataaagaggattttcgaaaggGAACAAATTAAAATAGAAATGATAGTATTGCTCAGGAAGGGATTCAATACGCACCAGAAACAAGAAAATGTATGAAAAGAAAACAGATTGATGCATGATTTCACTAAATAGGAGTTACTGAAAATGTTTTCAGTGCCAAACTAAAACGATGAAGCGTGACTTCATAAAAGTGACTAATTTTTCGAGCATTCAGTGTGTCGAACACCAACCTGATGTAAACCAGGTTCATGAGCAAAAACAGAAGCTCCAATAACCTTATCTTCTGATTGAACTTGTCGGCTTCTTTTCTTTTTGCCTGGGTTATGCTTGGTACTGACATAAGATTGGAAAAACTTGTAAACTCAAAATAGTTgggaaaattttaaatatcaagACACGTATTTAAAAATTCATACCTATCAATTTGCTGCAACATATTTTGGTTGATGATCGGTATCcaaaattcaaagtttaaaTTTGCCGTCCTCTTTATCATCACAAACCCCTTATATCCAAAATCTTCGGTCCAACTATTTTGCATTATAAAATATTCATGTATTTCATCATTTTTCTTAACTGTAGCATTCCCTACAATAACCATACCATGACCGCCTTTATAGATATCCTCGCTGTCCGGTTCCTTGTAAATAATctgattgaaaaataaataaataactatcagttttgataaattaataataatttgaataataTAGCTTCATTTGATTTCAGATCAAACCTCATGAAGATCATGAAGTGATTGATAGCAATCACAGCTTGCAATAATTGGATAATGACTTGACCATTCGAACGCCTCGATCCCACTCAACTTCTTATAAGAGAAAATTTTTTGTCTGAAAAACTGAAAAAATAAGAATAGATTattatattcacaaaaaaattgtaaattataatttaaaatgtTACCTCGTCACAAAACTTCGCATAGACATTTTTTGGCCGTGGATCCATTACAACACTAGTGACCTGGAGGCCATAATCTCTAATGTAATTCAAGACCTCGGATACTTTACTGCCGCTTTCGTTATTTACATCTCTTGCTTTCTTTGGATTGTCATACTTTTTGTACAGGTTATCGTGAACGTCGTCCAAATTGAAGTAGTAATTGGGGCATTTTTCAATTTTAACTCCAACTTTTCTGCACAACATCTCGACACACGTCACAGTAGTGACGATTGCACACACTTGCTCATTGCCTTGCTCTCTTACCGGAGATataattttttcattaaaattgaatttcgtGATAGCAAATGAACACGGCTCTTTTCGAAGGTAAGCATGAAGTGCTAGACTAAGTTCTTCTCTGTGGTAGAAAACAAAATAGATACACGTAATTAGACAGGGGACTAATTGATTGGCAGGTTGAGTTAGATACATGATCCACGAATTAAGTGATAAAATCTCTAATTTTGATCTTCCTCCCCAATCTATtctgtgttttaaaattttactttttatttGGGTGGATTAACAGACTGTTTGGCAACCCGGATTTGACTGGATTTTACTGGATTTGGATTTCAAAATTCCCTTTTTAGTGTTTGGATAGGCAACTTAAAAAACGGAATTCTGATTTGGTTGGGAATTCCCGGGATTTGATGGGATTCTTGTTAACGTAACCAAATCCTATGAATGTTGACAAGATTTCATGGGATTGGGATTTGGAAAAACCAAACTTAtcggcaatttttttttttatctgttATCTTTTactcttttatttttgttttcccaGAAAGTCGATAAAAGCCGATCTAAAGCTTACGCATATTTTATTTCCATGGTTCAAGCTCCAAGACTCGTTGTAAACAAACTCAAGTCAGTATTCTTTTTTCATTATTCTGCTCGCGCATTCCAAGAGAAATGAATTTTCAAAGCttttgcaatttttattttgctCGTAATCTGCTAACTCATTTAATGGAGTTGATATGATTGGTTTATGTGGTTGTGGAGGCATATTCAGATTCCACATGTTAACTTTGATAATTATTATAGACTTCTTCTGCAACTATCTTCATGAAATACTTTATTTTTTCgtaaataatgtttttttttttgaaatcatccctgaataattttttgatgtttttttgTAGGCACTCATAATAGCTTGCATCGCACCGTGTAGGTTGAGTTGTGGTGAAAAAAACGATTTAATTAATGGTATGTTCCTTTGTACCTGGGTTTAAACTTTAATGTTGTCATTGTTACTAAATTTATTGCTATTTGAGTGTATGTCACTGTATATGCTAAATTATATTGACAAATATATTGCAAAATGTATTAAGGTTTTTTTGTTGAGCCCAATCAATGCTTTAACCCATTTTTCGGAAGTTTCCATTAGCCAGAATCCTTTTGAATCCTCAAAAATCAACCTTGTCAAAGGATTATCAAATGATAAGTTCGGAAAAAGTGCAAGTAAAAAATTAGCTTATTCCCAAACAAAAAATGCATaaattttgtgttttatttcagTACACTGTTAATGGACATGTTTTTTTGTTCCACATAATGTTTAGGTAATGTTTATGTGTTATTTGTAAAAAATCTTGAATTtcatgtctatatatatatatatatatatatatatatatatatatattcgaagCGTTTTTgtctatatatttaaaaattcaattcttaatacttgtaaaaaaaattattgattgaATTAGTTGATAACACGTATGTGTTTATGACATATGAAATCAATTTATTTTTGTAGATAACTAAATCGAGGTTGTATTTACACAACCAtgttaatatttaaatatttttttattttatagatgGATAGAGTCAAAGAATCAACTCGACGATCTCAGAGAGCAATTATAGTAGTAGTGGCTTGTGTTTCTTACTTGAATatgttattttataaaaataagagCTATATAAGTAGAGTCATATCAGAAAAAGATTTGAAAAGAGATATAGTTAGGAAGGAGTTAATGTATCGTATTGAAACCGATGAAAGAATTCGTGGAGTACTTCGTATGAGACCGAATGCATTTATGAAATTTGTTTCACTATTACGAGAGAAAACTTTCCTCGAAGATACTATTTACAGCAGCATAGAAGAacaatttgcaaaatttttgTATATTGTTGGGCAAAATGAAAGTACTCGTTCAATGGGATTTATATTCTTACGATCTGGGGAAACCATCAATCGACATTTTCACAATGTCTTGAAGGCAATCATATCTCTTCAAGATCAATTTATTATTCAACCTAATGGGAATGATGTCCCGCCTGAAATATTTCATAATCCTAGATTCTATCCTTATTTCAAGGTAATTCTATATAGATATATTTTTTTCGATTGTtccattaaaataataaattcatatatgattaaaaataatataattttgataCATATGATAGGATTGTATTGGTGCAATTGATGGAACACATTTCCGTGTTAAAGTATCTAAAGAACATGTTGCAAGATATAGAGGAAGAAAAGATTTTCCCACACAAAATGTGTTGGCTGCATGTACCTTCGACTTGAGGTTTACATATGTGTTACCCGGATGGGAAGGTTCAGCAGCTGATGGTCGTATCCTTGAGGATGcacttgatagagaagataagCTAAAAGTTCCAAATGGTATTTAATAtagaataaaatttaatttctaaaCTTTAAAAGATTTGGTTCGAAAAGAGTTTGTAATGaaaaatttagcataatttTAAATTCCAAATCCAAATTCATATTTCTCCAAACAAGAAATGGATTTGTAAATAccatttttaaattatatatccaAACACCAAATGGAATTTTAAATTCATGGATTTTcaattccaattccaaatccaaatccaaatccaaatccaattttTTAAGAAACCAAACACAGTGTAACCGGCATTTTGTGAGGTTCTTTCAAAGCATTGAATTGACGAGCAG comes from the Henckelia pumila isolate YLH828 chromosome 1, ASM3356847v2, whole genome shotgun sequence genome and includes:
- the LOC140867512 gene encoding uncharacterized protein; protein product: MYRIETDERIRGVLRMRPNAFMKFVSLLREKTFLEDTIYSSIEEQFAKFLYIVGQNESTRSMGFIFLRSGETINRHFHNVLKAIISLQDQFIIQPNGNDVPPEIFHNPRFYPYFKDCIGAIDGTHFRVKVSKEHVARYRGRKDFPTQNVLAACTFDLRFTYVLPGWEGSAADGRILEDALDREDKLKVPNGI
- the LOC140875659 gene encoding uncharacterized protein — translated: MSMRSFVTRQKIFSYKKLSGIEAFEWSSHYPIIASCDCYQSLHDLHEIIYKEPDSEDIYKGGHGMVIVGNATVKKNDEIHEYFIMQNSWTEDFGYKGFVMIKRTANLNFEFWIPIINQNMLQQIDSTKHNPGKKKRSRQVQSEDKVIGASVFAHEPGLHQDGILENRNTHEIVSPEDIGLVRTNESGVVLGKLG